A section of the Paenibacillus aurantius genome encodes:
- a CDS encoding ribulokinase gives MNHKYAIGLDYGTESGRAVLVNLADGTEVAEHVTPYPHSVIDEELPESGIRLGYEWALQHPSDYLEVLKRSVPEVMRASGVNPADVIGIGIDFTACTILPIDGEGKPLCWHPELKDNPHSWVKLWKHHAAQEEANRLNEIAEERGETFLPRYGGKISSEWMIAKVWQVLNEAPEIYERTDRFVEATDWVVSQLTGSIRRNSCTAGYKSIWHKQEGYPSRDFFRSLDPRLEDLTETKLRGEVVPLGSRAGGLTEEMAEALGLQAGTAVAVGNVDAHAAVAGVGVVTPGKLVMAMGTSICHMLLASQEKSVEGMCGVVEDGIIPGYFGYEAGQSAVGDIFAWFVEQGVPAYVLEAAAKENISVHEWLEKRASAYRPGETGLLALDWWNGNRSVLVDTELSGLIVGYSLLTKPEEVYRTLLEATAFGTRKIVEAFHDNGLEVQELYACGGLPQRNRLLMQIYADVTNREIKIADSKQTPALGAAMFGAVAAGVENGGYDSLVEAAQNMARVREERFKPIPENVAVYNRLYEEYNRLHDYFGRGANDVMKRLKAIREEARH, from the coding sequence GTGAATCACAAATATGCCATCGGCTTAGACTATGGGACCGAGTCCGGCCGCGCCGTTCTCGTGAACCTCGCGGACGGTACCGAGGTGGCCGAGCATGTCACCCCGTATCCCCACAGCGTCATCGATGAGGAGCTGCCCGAGTCGGGAATCCGCCTCGGCTACGAATGGGCGCTCCAGCATCCCTCGGATTACCTGGAAGTGCTGAAGCGTTCCGTGCCGGAGGTGATGAGGGCGTCCGGCGTTAATCCGGCTGACGTTATCGGCATCGGGATCGATTTTACGGCGTGTACCATTCTGCCAATCGATGGCGAAGGCAAGCCGCTCTGCTGGCACCCGGAGCTGAAGGACAACCCCCACAGCTGGGTGAAGCTGTGGAAGCATCACGCCGCCCAGGAAGAAGCGAACCGGCTGAATGAAATCGCGGAGGAAAGAGGAGAAACGTTCCTTCCCCGCTACGGAGGCAAAATTTCCTCGGAGTGGATGATCGCGAAGGTCTGGCAGGTTCTTAACGAGGCGCCCGAGATTTACGAGCGGACGGACCGGTTTGTGGAAGCGACCGATTGGGTCGTTTCCCAGCTGACGGGGAGCATCCGGCGCAACTCCTGCACGGCCGGGTACAAGTCCATCTGGCACAAGCAGGAAGGCTACCCGAGCCGGGACTTCTTCCGGTCGCTCGACCCGCGGCTGGAGGATCTGACGGAGACGAAGCTGCGCGGAGAGGTTGTCCCCCTCGGCTCCAGAGCAGGCGGGCTGACGGAGGAAATGGCCGAGGCGCTTGGCCTGCAGGCGGGGACGGCCGTGGCGGTCGGCAATGTCGATGCGCACGCAGCCGTGGCCGGCGTAGGCGTCGTTACCCCCGGCAAGCTCGTCATGGCGATGGGCACGTCCATCTGCCACATGCTGCTTGCCTCCCAGGAGAAGAGTGTCGAGGGCATGTGCGGAGTGGTCGAGGACGGCATCATTCCGGGCTACTTCGGATACGAGGCGGGCCAGTCGGCGGTGGGGGATATTTTTGCCTGGTTTGTGGAGCAGGGGGTTCCGGCTTATGTGCTGGAGGCGGCCGCCAAGGAGAACATCAGCGTCCATGAATGGCTGGAGAAACGTGCTTCCGCGTACCGGCCGGGGGAAACCGGACTTCTCGCGCTCGATTGGTGGAACGGGAACCGGTCCGTCCTTGTCGATACGGAGCTGAGCGGGCTGATTGTCGGCTACTCCCTTCTGACCAAGCCCGAGGAGGTTTACCGGACGCTGCTCGAAGCGACGGCGTTCGGCACCCGCAAAATCGTGGAAGCCTTCCACGACAACGGGCTGGAAGTGCAAGAGCTGTATGCATGCGGCGGGCTTCCGCAAAGGAACCGGCTTCTTATGCAGATCTACGCCGATGTGACGAACCGCGAGATCAAGATTGCGGATTCGAAGCAGACGCCGGCCCTCGGCGCCGCGATGTTCGGGGCGGTGGCCGCTGGAGTGGAGAACGGCGGATACGACAGCCTGGTCGAGGCGGCGCAGAACATGGCCCGGGTCCGCGAGGAGAGGTTCAAGCCCATTCCCGAGAATGTGGCGGTTTACAACCGGCTGTACGAGGAATATAACCGGCTGCACGATTATTTCGGCCGCGGGGCGAACGATGTGATGAAACGGCTGAAAGCCATCCGCGAAGAGGCAAGGCACTAA